A region from the Mycolicibacterium litorale genome encodes:
- a CDS encoding primosomal protein, whose translation MAADIVPVRLGLTKGDLYTLWAPRWRDAGDEWEAFLGKDEDLYAFESVADLVAFVRTNTDNDLTDHPAWEKLTQASAHRLKPGEDREYDLVGVPETAAEKVSETSITTLHRALAIASAIGSVCDLPAVAKFFNGNPMLGTLGGGIEAFKGRSGRKRWGEIEAVIGRSWDGVLDAIDEIVTIPDVDAAASEKAAAELDQPAPEPEEDEDIDAAATADEAEDAETDSEDSDALESPAAAAVLGGDEDFWLKVGIDPVRMMTRSGTFYTLRCYLDDEPVFLGRNGRISVFGSERALARYLADEHDHDLSDLATYDDIRTAATDGSLEVEVTDENVYVLSGLADDIADGPDTIDRDQLELALELLRDVGQYSEDNTVDKTLDPGTALGGFVTYALDPDTADRPEPPYAEAVQQWEALEAFVESRLRQE comes from the coding sequence ATGGCTGCTGACATCGTGCCGGTTCGGCTCGGGCTGACCAAGGGCGACCTGTACACACTGTGGGCTCCGCGCTGGCGGGACGCCGGTGACGAATGGGAGGCCTTCCTCGGCAAGGACGAGGACCTCTACGCCTTCGAATCGGTGGCCGATCTGGTGGCCTTCGTGCGGACCAACACCGACAACGACCTCACCGACCATCCCGCGTGGGAGAAGCTCACCCAGGCGTCGGCGCACCGGCTCAAGCCCGGCGAGGACCGCGAATACGACCTCGTCGGCGTTCCGGAGACGGCGGCCGAGAAGGTCAGCGAGACGTCGATCACCACGCTGCACCGGGCACTTGCCATCGCCTCGGCCATCGGGTCGGTGTGCGATCTGCCCGCGGTGGCGAAGTTCTTCAACGGCAACCCGATGCTCGGCACGCTCGGTGGCGGCATCGAGGCGTTCAAGGGCCGCAGCGGGCGCAAGCGCTGGGGTGAGATCGAAGCCGTCATCGGCCGCAGCTGGGACGGCGTGCTCGACGCGATCGACGAGATCGTCACGATCCCCGACGTCGACGCGGCCGCCTCGGAGAAGGCCGCCGCCGAACTCGATCAGCCGGCCCCCGAACCCGAAGAGGACGAGGACATCGACGCCGCCGCCACCGCCGACGAGGCCGAGGACGCCGAGACCGACAGCGAGGACTCCGACGCGCTGGAATCCCCGGCCGCGGCCGCGGTGCTCGGTGGCGACGAGGACTTCTGGCTCAAGGTCGGTATCGACCCGGTGCGGATGATGACCCGGTCGGGCACCTTCTACACGCTGCGCTGCTACCTCGACGACGAGCCGGTGTTCTTGGGCCGCAACGGTCGCATCAGCGTCTTCGGTTCCGAACGCGCGCTGGCCCGCTACCTGGCCGACGAACACGACCACGACCTGTCGGATCTCGCCACCTACGACGACATCCGCACCGCGGCCACCGACGGCTCGCTGGAGGTCGAGGTCACCGACGAGAACGTCTACGTGCTCAGCGGCCTGGCCGACGACATCGCCGACGGCCCCGACACCATCGACCGGGACCAGCTGGAATTGGCGCTGGAACTGCTGCGCGACGTCGGCCAGTACTCCGAGGACAACACCGTCGACAAGACGCTGGACCCCGGCACCGCGCTCGGCGGGTTCGTCACCTACGCCCTGGACCCGGACACCGCCGACCGTCCCGAGCCGCCCTACGCCGAGGCGGTTCAACAGTGGGAGGCGCTGGAGGCGTTCGTCGAATCACGGCTGCGCCAGGAGTGA
- a CDS encoding SDR family NAD(P)-dependent oxidoreductase has protein sequence MKLLENKTALVTGATSGIGLATARRLADDGAHVFLTGRRQEALDAAVASIGDAATGIRGDVSRPQDLEPVVAAIEAHGRGLDIVVANAGGGEFAALPDITPEHLQTTFGTNVFGTVYTVQAALPLLNEDASIVLLGSTSAHNGTPSFSAYAASKAAIRSFGRTWAAELAGRGIRVNTVTPGSTGTPGLKGLAPSGQEQGMLDEMAAAIPLGRLGRPEEVAAAVAFLASDQSSFVTGTELFVDGGVEQI, from the coding sequence ATGAAATTGCTCGAGAACAAGACCGCCCTGGTCACCGGCGCCACGTCCGGTATCGGGCTGGCCACCGCCCGACGGCTGGCCGACGACGGCGCCCACGTGTTCCTCACCGGCCGCCGCCAGGAGGCGCTCGACGCCGCCGTCGCATCCATCGGTGACGCCGCCACCGGGATCCGCGGTGACGTGTCCCGTCCGCAGGACCTCGAACCGGTCGTCGCCGCGATCGAAGCGCACGGCCGCGGCCTCGACATCGTCGTCGCCAACGCCGGCGGCGGGGAGTTCGCCGCACTGCCCGACATCACCCCAGAGCACCTGCAGACGACGTTCGGCACCAACGTGTTCGGCACCGTCTACACGGTGCAGGCGGCGCTGCCATTGCTCAACGAGGACGCCTCGATCGTGCTGCTGGGCTCGACCTCCGCGCACAACGGAACACCGTCCTTCAGCGCCTACGCCGCCTCCAAGGCGGCCATCCGCTCGTTCGGCAGGACGTGGGCGGCCGAACTGGCCGGCCGGGGCATCCGGGTCAACACGGTGACACCGGGTTCGACCGGGACGCCCGGACTCAAGGGACTCGCACCGAGCGGTCAGGAGCAGGGCATGCTCGACGAGATGGCCGCCGCGATCCCGCTGGGCCGCCTCGGCAGGCCCGAAGAGGTCGCCGCGGCGGTGGCGTTCCTGGCGTCGGACCAGAGCAGCTTCGTCACCGGCACCGAACTGTTCGTCGACGGCGGCGTCGAGCAGATCTGA